TGTCAGGGCAATCTCGGAACTCAAACGGTACAAGTGGTTGCCAGGGAAGCTGAAAGAGATGTACAAGCAGAAAATGCAGCAAATACCGGCCATTTTATTTGTTGTTGTCAAACAAGACAAAAATCGTTTGAAACGTGAGGAAGACTTCGCTGCTGCTTGCGCCTTGATTCAGAATTTACAGCTATGCGCATGGGAGCGGGAAGTCGGCATGATCTGGTCGATGGAAGACACGGTATGCGGCAATCCAACCTTGTGCAAGGACATTGGGGTTGGTTCCGATGAATGCGTAGTAGGGATGTTGTATATAGGATATTTCGATCACATTCCCAAATCAAAATCTCGTACGCCAGCGAAGAAGAAAATGACAGTCCTGTAGGAGAAGCGTGCGAAGAGTGAGAAGAGACTCGTCCTTGTAGTTATGGTAAAATGTTCGCAGTCATACTTACGAAACGAGGTCACTCTTATGCATATGTATCTCATCACAGGAGGCTCCAAAGGCCTCGGAGCTGCGCTGACGCGGCAG
Above is a genomic segment from Paenibacillus sp. HWE-109 containing:
- a CDS encoding nitroreductase family protein; the encoded protein is MSIADVIQARRTIRRFNEKPVSIELINELLDIAVWAPNHGMREPWRFICAASDQAKEQLADGVVRAISELKRYKWLPGKLKEMYKQKMQQIPAILFVVVKQDKNRLKREEDFAAACALIQNLQLCAWEREVGMIWSMEDTVCGNPTLCKDIGVGSDECVVGMLYIGYFDHIPKSKSRTPAKKKMTVL